In the genome of Rhinopithecus roxellana isolate Shanxi Qingling unplaced genomic scaffold, ASM756505v1 contig4877, whole genome shotgun sequence, the window aaaataatgtttaaattagcTAAAATTACAGGGAGCCAACCGTACAAAGAAGACATTAACAAATATGGCAAGACGATGCAAGCCTCCATTAGAATGTTTCGGTCAGATCTAAAACCCTGCAGGTTGCTCCTGTCATAATTTCCTacgcaaaacaaaaataagccacGGTTAAACGGTTTAGGTACGACTAAAAATCGTACTAACTGGTATATGCCGATTTGGTCCACAGGAGGAATAAGTCGCGATGGGCGGGACTTGCTATTGTCAAAGGGAGCTCGGTAAAACTGAGAAATCGCGTTGGCCGGCCGTTCCTGACTTCCCTGGGGTTTTGAAAACACACAAGCGTAGCTAAGACGGGACTCGATATTGCGGAACCAAACTTGGTATAAGAGCTCCCAACACCACTAAATCTGGCCATCACTTAAacctttacaaaacaaaacaaaaaacgcatCGCTGGTACCCAGATTTCCACAGGAGTTTAAACATCTCCTGCGCAGCCAAAGCAAGGCTCACTAGTAGGAAACCGGAACTTGCTAGGACTAAGAAACTTGAGGCTGGGTTGACCCCGTGGCTGTTACCACTAGGAATTCCGACGCTAACCGGAAACCCGGAGCTGCTGACAAATGAGTCACAGTAACTCCGTCTTCGTATGCCAAACGTGACTTCCTACGACCTAGATATCGCAGCCACGGCTAGTCCGGTGTTTGTCTTAACTCAGGACTTGCTTGGGCTGAGAAATCACATTTTGGCCATTCCCCTACTTGGACACGGGGTGAAATCCCAGGCACCGCGAATCGAAACTCGCTAGGACCCAGAAGCAACGAACCACGCGCGAAACCGCTGGGTCCTGCGACAGAGACGCGCAGAGGCGCCGCCACGGGACTGCGTCTGGAGGCCGAGCCGGAACCCGTGCGGCGGACGCTGGGGAAGAGACTGTGCCCGTGCAGCTCCCCTGTCACCGGCTCCGAGGAGCGTCGGGCTCCCCCCGCCCAGCCCTGCAGCACCCGTCCGTCCGGCAACGCCAGACTCAGCGCAACTGGGCCACCTGCCACTCTTGAATCTTCTCAGATCCGTGGCCTGAGGGGCTGCCGGCCACcgagaaatggaggcacagagccGCGAACAAGAGACCACCGCTCGGCGAAATGGCGGTGCCAGGAGCCTGGGAGGGAATGCAAGCCAAGCGACGTGGTCAAGGACAACATTCGTTGGGCGCAACCAACGGTGCCGTCACCAGAAACCGACGActtgaggaaagaagagaagttcGGCCACCGAGAAACTCCGTGCAGCAAGGGCTGTTGACAGCAAAAACCGCCGGCTCGCGCCGGTGGACGAAAGAGTCCACGGAAACGCCGGGTGCTGCCACCGCGACGCCCGGCACCAGAGGGCCTCGGATGGAGAAAGCTCCGCACGGAGACAAGGAAACTGTCCACGGCACAGCTAGCAGTTGACACAAACAGAAAAGTGTCTCGTCTGCTAAGAACTCTACAATCATAAAACAGATTTCTCCAAGTTAAAACAGATAACAAgtgaaatgttaataaaataaatataaatgtttaaaagacaaGAAACTGAAAGTAATAAGCGACACGaagcaagaaagaaacatcaggaaaaaagagaattcaaaactGACAACCAGCAACGAAGGCACatcttaatgtgtttttatttctaggtGGAGACGCTGGTAATGAGAATCTTTTCAGGGAGGAGAATCCAAAGAGGCTTCTGCTGATATCTACGGCTGCTTAGCTCCACAGATTCGTAGGCAAGCACGCCCAGAGTACAGAGAACGCGGCAAAACCGACTGCGAAGAATCCGCTCCAGGCAGTCTGAGAAAACCCGGGGGGTGGCGCCACCGACggagggcaggaggatggcgggCGTTCCGAAAGGCACCCGCTGTCAGAGACGTCGGTGTCCTGCTGTCTGTTCCAGGAATGGGGAGGACTGCCCCAGGAAAGCTGCTGGAGCGTGAGTCTGTCGGGTTCCTCTCCCGCCCCACCTCTTCCACGGGTGCCTCTTGCTGCTTCTGTGTCCCCGGCCAACTGAACCCAGGGGACTCCGCTGTACTTGGTTCCAAGGTGCTCTGGACTCCAGGAAAGAGTTCGTTTTGCCAGAAGACTCCGGGTAGCCGCCAGCAAGGACTGGAAAGCAGTCCCAAGTCACAGCTGTCCAATGAGTACTCTCCTAGTACGGGATACAAAGGGAGAGGCCACGGCCCACGATCTCTGAACTCACAATAGGCGGAGACCCGGGCTCTGGCGCCACCTCCGCGGAATCCCAAGGCCGCTTCACACAGCCAAGAAAATGTTGCTCCATCGCTTAAGCCTCAGACCAGGAGGAAACAAACGTTGGCGCTGATCAAGGAGGGAGGAGTCTTCTGCACTACCCTCAGCCTGGCTATTTATGCTCTCCAGAGCCCGTGGGCGGGAGGCCAGTCAGATATCAAGAAACTCATTAGTAGCAAATGCACGAAGATTCGTGGACAAATGAAAAACGGTAAAATTTTAGAGAGTACATAGAACCAAAACGAACCGTAATTCCGACAGAAGAACATAGCGAGAAAAGAAACCGAAATGAAACAACGCTAAGCAAACCTTGCAGAGAACTAGCACTACAGAACGCAGGTATTAAAGAGCGCTGCAAGGGCCAAGAACCACCCGTTTTCCGGAAATTAGCGTTGCTGCCACCCGAAAACTGTCCGCTGGGGCTCTGCGCTAATAACCGTCTTGCTAACGAGAAACTGGCGCGTTGAATTTAGCAAGCGCCGGCACCTAGCGGACAGCGCTGGTATTGCCAAACACATATCCGTTTCGGCGCCGTTAAGTGGGGCTGCTGAAGAGAAACAGCGTGCTCTCAGAAAAGAGCGGTGCTTTCCACGCCTAAACAACCTGTTTGTACGAATGAACCAACGCTGTTCAAATGTGTCGTGCCAGGAAAATTGTTTTggcattttaatgtgttttaatccGCTCAGTGTGTTTGATAGGTTTAATATGTTTTAACAACCCGTTTTCATGGGTTGTGACAGAAAAAGCGCCGGCTGATGGTACCACGGAGTTACCAGTGCGAACAGCGGCTGGGTGCAATCACCGTTCTGCACCGCAAAACGGGGTTCACGAAGTTTCTAGGCGATACCAGCGGTTCTAGGACCGAGAAAGTGACAGCACTGAGAACGTAAGGACCCCGCGAACGGGAAACGTCACGTTGCGAGCAGCAACTGAGAAAACGCCCAGTGGGCGCTACTAGCAAACGTGCTGATGCAAAACCGCCAGCTCCGCAGGGGAAGCGGAGCCGCCAGACAGAACCCGGAGCCTAACACCAGCGAGGCTAAGACCGAGCTCGGCTCCCCCGCTCCTGAGAGAACGAAAGTCAAGGAAGCACGAAGCTGAGACGCTCAAAAttagtaggaaagaaaaaaaaaaaccataatatctaaataaaaataaaaatttaaaataatgaaagtctgAAATGCAAGTAAAACGGAAAACACATCGGTAACACTGTCCTCAgagcaaaatacacaaaataatgttaaattaGCGAAAATTACAGGGAGCCAACCGTACAAAGAAGACATTAACAAATATGGCAAGACGATGCAATGCCTACCATTAGAATGTTTCTGTCAGATCTAAAACCCTGCAGGTTGCTCCTGTCATAATTTCCTAcgacaaacaaaaatagccacgGTTAAACGTGTTTAGGTACGACTAAAAAATCGTACTAACTGGTATATGCCGATTTGGTCCACAGGAGGAATAAGTCGCGATGGGCGGGACTTGCTATTGTCAAAGGGAGCTCGGTAAAACTGAGAAATCGCGTTGGCCGGCGTTCCTGACTTCCCTGGGAGTTTTGAAAACACACAAGCGTAGCTAAGACGGGACTCGATATTGCGGAACCAACTTGGTATAAGAGCTCCCCAACACCACTAAACTGGCCATCACTAAacctttacaaaacaaaacaaaaaacgcatTCGCTGGTACCCAGATTTCCACAGGAGTTAAACATCTCCTGCGCAGCCAAAGCAAGGCTCACTAGTAGGAAACCGGAACTTGCTAGGACTAAGAAACTTGAGGCTGGGTTGACCCCGTGGCTGTTACCACTAGAATTCCGACGCTAACGGAAACCCGGAGCTGCTGACAAATGAGTCACAGTAACTCCGTCTTCGTATGCCAAAACGGTGACTTCCTACGACCTAGATATCGCAGCCACGGCTAGTCCGGTGTTTGTCTTAACTCAGGACTTGCTTGGGCTGAGAAATCACATTTTAGGCCATTCCCCTACTTGGACACGGGGTAGAAATCCCAGGCACCGCGAAATCGAAACTCGCTAGGACCCAGAAGCCAACGAACCACGCGCGAAACCGCTGGGTCCTGCGACAGAGACGCGCAGAGGCGCCGCCACGGGACTGCGTTCTGGAGGGCCGAGCCGGAACCCGTTGCGGCGGCGCTGGGAAGAGACTGTGCCCGTGCAGCTCCCTGTCACCGGCTCCGAGGAGCGTCGGGCTCCCCCCGCCCAGCCCTGCAGCACCCGTCCGTCCGGCAAACGCCAGACTCAGCGCAACTGGGCCACCTGCCACTTTGAATCTCTCAGATCCGTGGCCTGAGGGCTGCCGCCACCGAGAAATGGTGAGGCACAGAGCCGCGAACAAGAGACCCACCGCTCGGCGAAATGGCGGTGCCAGGAGCCTGGGAGGGAATGCAGCCAGGCGACGTGGTCAAGGACAACATTCGTTGGGCGCAACCAACGGTGCCGTCACCAAGAACCGACGGACtctgaggaaaagaagagaagttcGGCCACCGAGAAACTCCGTGCAGCAAGGGCTGTGACAGCAAAACCGCCGGCTCCGCGCCGGTGGCGAAAGAGTCAACGGAAACGCCGGGTGCTGCCACCGCGACGCCGGCACCAGAGGCCTCGGATGGAGAAAGCTCCGCACGGAGACAAGGAAACTGTCCACGGCACAGCTAGCAGTTGACACAAACAGAAAAGTGTCTCGTCTGCTAAGAACTCTACAATCATAAAACAGATTTCTCCAAGTTAAAACAGATACAAgtgaaatgtttaataaaataaatataaatgtttaaaagacaaggaaactgaaagtAATAAGCGACACGaagcaagaaagaaacatcaggaaaaaagagaattcaaaaacTGACAACCAGCAACGAAGGCACatcttaatgtgtttttattttctaggtgGAGACGCTTGGTAACTGAGAATCTTTTCAGGGAGGAGAATCCAAAGAGGCTTCTGCTGATATCTACGGCTGCTTAGCTCCACAGATTCGTAGGCAGCACGCCCAGAGTACAGAGAACGCGGCAAAACCGACGCGAAGAATCCGCTCCAGGCAGTCTGAGAAACCCGGGGGTGGCGCCACCGACggagggcaggaggatggcggcGTTCCGAAAGGCACCCGCTGTCAGAGACGTCGGTGTCCTGCTGTCTGTTCCAGGAATGGGGAGGACTGCCCCAGGAAAGCTGCTGGAGCGTGAGTCTGTCGggttcctctccctgccccacctcttcCACGGGTGCCTCTTGCTGCTTCTGTGTCCCCGGCCAACTGAACCCAGGGGACTCCGCTGTACTTGGTTCCAAGGTGCTCTGGACTCCAGGAAAGAGTTCGTTTTGCCAGAAGACTCCGGGTAGCCGCCAGCAAGGACTGGAAAGCAGTCCCAAGTCACAGCTGTCCAATGAGTACTCTCCTAGTACGGGATACAAAGGGAGAGGCCACGGCCCACGATCTTCTGAACTCACAATAGGCGGAGACCCGGGCTCTGGCGCCACCTCCGCGGAATCCCAAGGCCGCTTCACACAGCCAAGAAAATGTTGCTCCATCGCTTAAGCCTCAGACCAGGAGGAAACAAACGTTGGCGCTGATCAAGGAGGGAGAGTCTTCTGCACTACCCTCAGCCTGGCTATTTATGCTCTCCAGAGCCCGTGGGCGGAGGCCAGTCAGATATCAAGAAACTCATTAGTAGCAAATGCACGAAGATTCGTGGACAAATGAAAAACGGTAAAATTTTAGAGAGTACATAGAACCAAAACGAACCGTAATTCCGACAGAAGAACATAGCGAGAAAAGAAACCGAAATGAAACAACGCTAAGCAAACCTTGCAGAGAACTAGCACTACAGAACGCAGGTATTAAAGAGCGCTGCAAGGGCCAAGAACCACCCGTTTTCCGGAAATGAGCGTTGCTGCCACCCGAAAACTGTCCGCTGGGGCTCTGCGCTAATAACCGTCTTGCTAACGAGAAACTGGCGCGTTGAATTTAGCAAGCGCCGGCACCTAGCGGACAGCGCTGGTATTGCCAAACACATATCCGTTTCGGCGCCGTTAAGTGGGGCTGCTGAAGAGAAACAGCGTGCTCTCAGAAAAGAGCGGTGCTTCCACGCCTAAACAACCTGTTTGTCAGGAATGAACCAACGCTGTTCAAATGTGTCGTGCCAGGAAAATGTGTTGTGGCATTTAATGTGTTTTAATCCGCTCAGCTGTGTTTGATAAGGTTTAATATGTTTTAACCCGTTTTCATGGGTTGTGACAGAAAAAAGCGCCGGACTGATGGTACCACGGAGTTACCAGTGCGAACAGCGGCTGGGTGCAATCACCGTTCTGCACCGCAAAACGGGGTTCACGAAGTTTCTAGGAGATACCAGCGGTTCTAGGACCGAGAAAGTGACAGCACTGAGAACGTAAGGACCCCGCGAACGGGAAACGTCACGTTGCGAGCAGCAACTGAGAAAACGCCCAGTGGGCGCTACTAGCAAACGTGCTGATGCAAAACCGCCAGCTCCGCAGGGGAAGCGGAGCCGCCAGACAGAACCCGGAGCCTAACACCAGCGAGGCTAAGACCGAGCTCGGCTCCCCCGCTCCTGAGAGAACGAAAGTCAAGGAGCACGAAGCTGAGACGCCTCAAAattagtaggaaaagaaaaaaaaaaccataatatctaaataaaaataaaaatttaaaataatgaaagtctgAAATGCAAGTAAAAACGGAAACACATCGGTAACACTGTCCTCAgagcaaaatacacaaaataatgtttaaattagcGAAAATTACAGGGAGCCAACCGTACAAAGAAGACATTAACAAATATGGCAAGACGATGCAATGCCTACCATTAGAATGTTTCTGTCAGATCTAAAACCCTGCAGGTTGCTCCTGTCATAATTTCCTAcgacaaacaaaaatagccacgGTTAAACGTGTTTAGGTACGACTAAAAATCGTACTAACTGGTATATGCCGATTTGGTCCACAGGAGGAATAAGTCGCGATGGGCGGGACTTGCTATTGTCAAAGGGAGCTCGGTAAAACTGAGAAATCGCGTTGGCCGGCGTTCCTGACTTCCCTGGGAGTTTTGAAAAACACACAAGCGTAGCTAAGACGGGACTCGATATTGCGGAACCAAACTTGGTATAAGAGCTCCCAACACCACTAAACTGGCCATCACTAAacctttacaaaacaaaacaaaaacgcaTTCGCTGGTACCCAGATTTCCACAGGAGTTAAACATCTCCTGCGCAGCCAAAGCAAGGCTCACTAGTAGGAAACCGGAACTTGCTAGGACTAAGAAACTTGAGGCTGGGTTGACCCCGTGGCTGTTACCACTAGAATTCCGACGCTAACGGAACCCGGAGCTGCTGACAAATGAGTCACAGTAACTCCGTCTTCGTATGCCAAACGGTGACTTCCTACGACCTAGATATCGCAGCCACGGCTAGTCCGGTGTTTGTCTTAACTCAGGACTTGCTTGGGCTGAGAAATCACATTTTGGCCATTCCCCTACTTGGACACGGGGTAGAAATCCCAGGCACCGCGAAATCGAAACTCGCTAGGACCCAGAAGCCAACGAACCACGCGCGAAACCGCTGGGTCCTGCGACAGAGACGCGCAGAGGCGCCGCCACGGGACTGCGTTCTGGAGGCCGAGCCGGAACCCGTGCGGCGGCGCTGGGAAGAGACTGTGCCCGTGCAGCTCCCCTGTCACCGGCTCCGAGGAGCGTCGGGCTCCCCCCGCCCAGCCCTGCAGCACCCGTCCGTCCGGCAACGCCAGACTCAGCGCAACTGGGCCACCTGCCACTTTGAATCTCTCAGATCCGTGGCCTGAGGGCTGCCGCCACcgagaaatggaggcacagagccGCGAACAAGAGACCACCGCTCGGCGAAATGGCGGTGCCAGGAGCCTGGGAGGGAATGCAGCCAGCGACGTGGTCAAGGACAACATTCGTTTGGGCGCAACCAACGGTGCCGTCACCAAGACCGACGACtctgaggaaaagaagagaagttcGGCCACCGAGAAACTCCGTGCAGCAAGGGCTGTGACAGCAAAACCGCCGGCTCCGCGCCGGTGGCGAAAGAGTCAACGGAAACGCCGGGTGCTGCCACCGCGACGCCGGCACCAGAGGGCCTCGGATGGAGAAAGCTCCGCACGGAGACAAGGAAACTGTCCACGGCACAGCTAGCAGTTGACACAAACAGAAAAGTGTCTCGTCTGCTAAGAACTCTACAATCATAAAACAGATTTCTCCAAGTTAAAACAGATACAAgtgaaatgtttaataaaataaatataaatgtttaaaagacaaggaaactgaaagtAATAAGCGACACGaagcaagaaagaaacatcaggaaaaagagaattcaaaaacTGACAACCAGCAACGAAGGCACatcttaatgtgtttttattttctaggtgGAGACGCTTGGTAACTGAGAATCTTTTCAGGGAGGAGAATCCAAAGAGGCTTCTGCTGATATCTACGGCTGCTTAGCTCCACAGATTCGTAGGCAGCACGCCCAGAGTACAGAGAACGCGGCAAAAACCGACGCGAAGAATCCGCTCCAGGCAGTCTGAGAAACCCGGGGGGTGGCGCCACCGACggagggcaggaggatggcggcGTTCCGAAAGGCACCCGCTGTCAGAGACGTCGGTGTCCTGCTGTCTGTTCCAGGAATGGGGAGGACTGCCCCAGGAAAGCTGCTGGAGCGTGAGTCTGTCGggttcctctccctgccccacctcttcCACGGGTGCCTCTTGCTGCTTCTGTGTCCCCGGCCAACTGAACCCAGGGGACTCCGCTGTACTTGGTTCCAAGGTGCTCTGGACTCCAGGAAAGAGTTCGTTTTGCCAGAAGACTCCGGGTAGCCGCCAGCAAGGACTGGAAAGCAGTCCCAAGTCACAGCTGTCCAATGAGTACTCTCCTAGTACGGGATACAAAGGGAGAGGCCACGGCCCACGATCTTCTGAACTCACAATAGGCGGAGACCCGGGCTCTGGCGCCACCTCCGCGGAATCCCAAGGCCGCTTCACACAGCCAAGAAAATGTTGCTCCATCGCTTAAGCCTCAGACCAGGAGGAAACAAACGTTGGCGCTGATCAAGGAGGGAGAGTCTTCTGCACTACCCTCAGCCTGGCTATTTATGCTCTCCAGAGCCCGTGGGCGGAGGCCAGTCAGATATCAAGAAACTCATTAGTAGCAAATGCACGAAGATTCGTGGACAAATGAAAAACGGTAAAATTTTAGAGAGTACATAGAACCAAAACGAACCGTAATTCCGACAGAAGAACATAGCGAGAAAAGAAACCGAAATGAAACAACGCTAAGCAAACCTTGCAGAGAACTAGCACTACAGAACGCAGGTATTAAAGAGCGCTGCAAGGGCCAAGAACCACCCGTTTTCCGGAAATGAGCGTTGCTGCCACCCGAAAACTGTCCGCTGGGGCTCTGCGCTAATAACCGTCTTGCTAACGAGAAACTGGCGCGTTGAATTTAGCAAGCGCCGGCACCTAGCGGACAGCGCTGGTATTGCCAAACACATATCCGTTTCGGCGCCGTTAAGTGGGGCTGCTGAAGAGAAACAGCGTGCTCTCAGAAAAG includes:
- the LOC115896096 gene encoding annexin-2 receptor-like, encoding MEQHFLGCVKRPWDSAEVAPEPGSPPIVSSEDRGPWPLPLYPVLGEYSLDSCDLGLLSSPCWRLPGVFWQNELFPGVQSTLEPSTAESPGFSWPGTQKQQEAPVEEVGQGEEPDRLTLQQLSWGSPPHSWNRQQDTDVSDSGCLSERRHPPALRRWRHPPGFSDCLERILRVGFCRVLCTLGVLPTNLWS